In Rheinheimera sp. MM224, one DNA window encodes the following:
- a CDS encoding CoA-acylating methylmalonate-semialdehyde dehydrogenase, whose product MHTLGNHILGNYINGQHTASQSGRSQSIFNPATGEAQAQVSLASADETRDAIAAAATAFQSWSQVTPLNRSRVMFKFKALLEQHRDELALLITKEHGKVFSDAQGELTRGIEVVEFACGIPHLLKGEHSMNVGRGVDSYSLMQPLGVCAGISPFNFPAMVPLWMFPIALACGNSFVMKPSEKDPSVPLKLAELLTEAGLPAGVFNVVNGDKEAVDVLLTDSRVQAVSFVGSTPIAEYVYATGSAHGKRVQALGGAKNHMLVMPDADLEQVTSALMGAAYGSAGERCMAISVALCVGDEVADALIAQLQQEISTLKVGPGTGVSPEPHMGPLISRQHADKVLSYINAGVAEGATLVADGRNFVVSQHQQGYFVGPTLFDKVSPDMSIYREEIFGPVLAVVRVPSFADGLALINQHEFGNGTAIFTGSGEAAREFTAQVQVGMVGVNVPIPVPMAFHSFGGWKRSVFGPLNMHGPDGVRFYTRMKTITARWPNGQAQGNQFSMPTMK is encoded by the coding sequence ATGCACACTTTAGGTAACCATATTTTAGGTAATTATATTAACGGCCAGCACACAGCCAGCCAAAGCGGCCGCAGCCAGAGCATATTTAACCCTGCTACAGGCGAAGCTCAGGCACAGGTTAGTCTGGCTAGTGCAGACGAAACCCGCGATGCTATTGCCGCAGCTGCAACTGCCTTTCAAAGCTGGAGTCAGGTGACTCCGCTAAACCGCTCCCGTGTGATGTTTAAATTTAAAGCCTTACTGGAACAGCACAGAGATGAGCTGGCGCTTTTGATCACCAAAGAGCATGGCAAAGTATTTTCCGATGCTCAGGGTGAATTGACCCGGGGTATTGAAGTGGTCGAATTTGCCTGTGGTATTCCGCATTTACTCAAAGGCGAACATTCAATGAACGTCGGCCGTGGTGTCGACAGCTACAGCCTGATGCAACCTCTGGGTGTGTGTGCCGGTATTTCGCCTTTTAACTTCCCAGCTATGGTGCCTTTGTGGATGTTTCCTATTGCGCTGGCCTGCGGCAACAGTTTTGTGATGAAACCTTCAGAAAAAGACCCGTCTGTGCCTTTGAAACTGGCGGAATTATTAACCGAAGCGGGTTTACCTGCAGGTGTGTTTAATGTGGTCAATGGCGATAAAGAAGCTGTGGACGTGCTGCTGACCGACTCCCGCGTACAGGCTGTTAGTTTTGTCGGTTCAACGCCAATAGCTGAATATGTTTATGCCACAGGCAGCGCGCATGGCAAAAGAGTACAGGCTTTGGGCGGTGCGAAAAACCATATGCTGGTGATGCCAGATGCTGATCTGGAGCAAGTGACCAGCGCTTTAATGGGCGCTGCTTATGGTTCAGCCGGTGAACGTTGTATGGCGATATCGGTCGCGCTTTGTGTCGGTGATGAAGTGGCCGATGCGTTAATAGCTCAGCTGCAACAGGAAATCAGCACATTAAAAGTAGGACCTGGCACAGGTGTCAGCCCAGAACCTCATATGGGCCCTTTGATCAGCCGTCAGCATGCCGACAAAGTATTAAGTTACATCAATGCCGGTGTAGCTGAAGGCGCAACTCTGGTGGCGGATGGCCGCAATTTTGTCGTCAGTCAGCATCAGCAAGGTTATTTTGTTGGCCCTACGCTATTTGATAAAGTTTCCCCTGATATGAGCATTTACCGTGAGGAAATTTTCGGCCCTGTGCTGGCTGTAGTTCGTGTGCCTTCTTTTGCAGACGGACTGGCGCTGATTAACCAGCACGAGTTTGGTAACGGCACTGCTATTTTTACCGGCAGCGGTGAAGCAGCCCGTGAATTTACTGCCCAGGTGCAAGTCGGTATGGTCGGAGTCAACGTGCCTATTCCTGTGCCTATGGCCTTTCACAGCTTTGGTGGCTGGAAACGCAGCGTGTTTGGGCCACTGAATATGCATGGTCCGGACGGTGTACGTTTTTACACCCGAATGAAAACCATCACAGCCCGCTGGCCTAATGGTCAGGCCCAGGGTAATCAGTTTTCTATGCCGACGATGAAGTAA
- a CDS encoding jacalin-like lectin, which produces MHLKSVLIGLGISFCVAAPATAQQTGSFDTLSYNVAGLLELFSSAESDRQAATEQISCYVNDFDIVNVQEDFNYHAALYDTCNTHTYRSATTGGMGIGSGLNSMSHLPFSSLKRVKWNHCNGVDCLTPKGFTLMQVRLAEGVYVDIYNMHTQAQVETADLTARRNNILQLKQYISTQSVGNAVIVMGDTNTRYTRTGDNIRELLSLGFTDTWVELYRSGDIPALGAEALVCEPKISAANCEIVDKVLYRDNGYLNLQLLDYQVRQDDETPEGLKLSDHPPVSANWSYSTPANRKMSDQFGGDGGVSFNAVSQLPATPKVSQISLRSGTRMDQVGLQLTNGQSFSHGGNGGTFNSLTLNSGEYLKSMTLCQGNRNGAMRIFYTSLQTSAGRSLTGGSQTSNCTSYQAPAGWQISGFHGRAETELDKLGVIYSPVAL; this is translated from the coding sequence ATGCATTTGAAATCAGTACTGATTGGTCTTGGCATCAGTTTTTGTGTGGCAGCACCTGCTACAGCTCAGCAAACCGGCAGCTTTGATACCTTAAGTTACAATGTGGCCGGTTTACTGGAGTTATTTTCCAGCGCCGAAAGCGACAGGCAAGCTGCTACAGAGCAGATCAGCTGTTATGTGAACGACTTTGATATCGTTAATGTGCAGGAAGATTTTAACTACCACGCCGCTTTATACGACACCTGCAATACCCATACTTACAGGTCCGCCACTACAGGTGGCATGGGCATTGGCAGCGGTTTAAACAGTATGAGCCATTTACCATTCAGTAGTCTCAAAAGAGTGAAATGGAACCACTGCAATGGCGTTGATTGCCTGACGCCTAAAGGTTTTACACTGATGCAGGTGCGGCTGGCTGAAGGGGTTTATGTCGATATTTACAATATGCATACTCAGGCTCAGGTTGAAACTGCTGATTTAACCGCCCGTCGTAATAATATTCTGCAGTTAAAACAATACATCAGCACTCAGTCTGTCGGGAATGCGGTGATAGTGATGGGGGATACCAATACCCGTTATACCCGCACAGGCGACAATATCCGCGAGTTATTGAGTTTAGGTTTTACCGATACCTGGGTGGAATTGTATCGCTCTGGCGATATTCCGGCTTTGGGTGCTGAAGCTTTAGTCTGTGAGCCAAAAATCAGCGCAGCCAACTGTGAAATTGTCGATAAAGTACTGTATCGCGACAATGGCTATCTGAACCTGCAACTGCTGGATTACCAGGTGCGTCAGGACGATGAAACCCCGGAAGGATTGAAGTTGTCGGATCATCCGCCCGTGTCGGCAAACTGGAGTTACAGCACGCCGGCCAACAGGAAGATGAGCGATCAGTTTGGTGGCGATGGTGGTGTGTCCTTTAATGCAGTCAGCCAGTTACCTGCTACACCAAAAGTCAGTCAAATCAGCTTGCGCAGTGGCACCCGGATGGATCAGGTTGGGCTGCAACTGACTAATGGCCAGAGCTTTAGTCATGGGGGCAACGGTGGCACATTTAACAGCTTAACCCTGAATTCGGGTGAATACCTGAAGTCTATGACTTTGTGCCAGGGCAATCGTAATGGCGCTATGCGGATTTTTTACACCAGCTTGCAAACCAGTGCGGGTCGCAGTTTAACCGGCGGCAGTCAAACCTCGAATTGCACCAGCTATCAGGCTCCTGCTGGCTGGCAAATCAGTGGTTTTCATGGCCGTGCTGAAACTGAACTCGATAAGCTCGGCGTAATTTATAGCCCTGTAGCTTTATAA
- a CDS encoding phosphoesterase gives MKSKLLLHSLLMVVSAGLLMSCQHLPTEQATEQNTALTTDQGKSWLAGDHHVHTHYSVKWDNSVFPPAPILGGDAKYSIPLNAQMASHYGLSWMVITDHGGPNRAKLALEQAYPELLASRKALPQILQFYGMEFDVPGNSPGGRHASFIMPHRPTEAEQLYQIESRYNGRQGVPPGPEKAEDGFMLHALKAMNELPDKPLLLVNHPARLATGFRQYNKVTPAQLRDWQDTAPDVVIGMTGAEGHQAATLNPDGSTDPTAIRGEYPDYPTMGGYDQMTARLGGVWDSLLSEGRHWWVTGVSDSHGHYTDGWADFWPGQYAKTYVYADKNYDSIFAALKAGQVFVTTGDLIDALFVEVAVKNSDNTATAGQTLTIKPDDELVLRVRFRDPTSNNGGGFNPQVQRVDVIQGLIKGPASQRNSDEAPDTKVAKRFYPADWSIKDGYSQFELPLGKVSKSQYLRLRGTNNKNELEPEADAKGENPWFDLWFYSNPVFIKVSL, from the coding sequence ATGAAATCAAAGTTGCTGTTACATAGTCTGCTGATGGTCGTCAGCGCAGGGTTACTGATGTCCTGCCAGCACCTACCAACCGAGCAGGCTACAGAGCAGAATACAGCACTGACTACAGATCAGGGCAAAAGCTGGCTGGCCGGTGATCACCATGTGCACACCCATTACAGTGTGAAATGGGATAACTCGGTTTTTCCGCCAGCGCCTATTTTAGGTGGCGATGCTAAATATTCGATTCCGCTGAATGCACAAATGGCCTCGCATTATGGTTTAAGCTGGATGGTCATTACCGACCACGGTGGGCCAAATCGCGCCAAACTGGCGTTGGAGCAGGCTTACCCTGAACTTCTGGCTTCACGTAAAGCTTTACCGCAAATTCTGCAATTTTACGGTATGGAGTTTGATGTGCCGGGCAATAGTCCTGGCGGTCGCCATGCCAGTTTTATTATGCCGCACAGGCCAACAGAAGCAGAGCAGTTGTATCAGATAGAAAGCCGCTACAACGGACGTCAGGGTGTACCTCCTGGGCCGGAAAAGGCTGAAGATGGCTTTATGCTGCACGCCTTAAAAGCCATGAATGAATTACCGGATAAACCTTTGCTGCTCGTGAATCATCCGGCGCGTTTAGCCACAGGCTTTCGGCAGTACAACAAAGTGACTCCTGCGCAATTACGCGACTGGCAGGATACAGCACCTGATGTAGTCATTGGTATGACAGGAGCTGAAGGCCATCAGGCTGCGACTTTAAATCCGGATGGCAGCACAGACCCGACCGCCATTCGCGGCGAATACCCTGATTATCCGACTATGGGTGGCTATGACCAGATGACAGCCCGTTTAGGTGGCGTTTGGGATAGTTTACTCAGCGAAGGCCGACACTGGTGGGTCACAGGAGTCTCCGACAGTCATGGTCATTACACTGATGGCTGGGCCGACTTCTGGCCTGGTCAATATGCCAAAACTTATGTCTATGCCGATAAAAACTACGACAGTATTTTTGCTGCACTCAAAGCAGGCCAGGTTTTTGTCACGACCGGCGATTTGATAGATGCTTTGTTTGTTGAAGTGGCAGTAAAAAACTCAGATAACACCGCCACAGCGGGCCAGACCTTGACTATAAAACCTGATGATGAACTGGTGCTGCGAGTGCGTTTTCGTGACCCCACTAGCAACAACGGCGGCGGTTTTAATCCACAAGTACAAAGAGTGGATGTGATTCAGGGGTTGATCAAAGGCCCGGCTTCACAGCGAAATAGCGACGAAGCACCAGATACCAAAGTCGCCAAACGTTTTTATCCAGCAGATTGGAGTATAAAAGACGGCTACAGCCAGTTTGAGCTGCCACTGGGTAAAGTAAGCAAAAGCCAGTATTTACGTTTACGCGGCACTAATAATAAAAACGAGCTGGAACCTGAAGCTGATGCCAAAGGCGAAAACCCATGGTTTGATTTATGGTTTTACAGCAATCCGGTGTTTATTAAGGTGTCCTTATGA
- a CDS encoding sensor histidine kinase — protein MMRLIRRLHRNSISVKMQLAYVAGMFLSVSLIALVVFAALSVQNNILSENDINDFSGELAENLRFNAQGVPVHVADEEYLWLFESLYNEIAFRVLDQNGQVALASKAAPDFWSAVELLPLKAGPFEFQQNGIMMDAATGVRVHDGKTWFFQVAVSRRFMFFAHDTFALRFIEDGLILLSLVLFFVFGACVHFALGYTLRPLHKLSQAAALISPRSLQERLQEDHVPTEIAPLVRSFNTALDRLERGYRLQQEFLATAAHELKTPLALIRAQLELMPENEERDWLLSDVKYMSRQVQQLLLLTEVSEEQNYKFCTVDLSQIAVEALSYLQRMADAAAVNLTLKDQSDGAEWKADKGALFTLLKNLIENAIQHAPAGTEVVLTLSPESLTVRDFGPGVAEDELPQLFNRFWRGEHRRDIGAGLGLAICQEIAVTHHWTLVAHRSEPGLLFILSIDS, from the coding sequence ATGATGCGTTTAATAAGACGGCTTCACCGCAATAGTATCAGTGTCAAAATGCAGCTGGCTTATGTGGCCGGCATGTTTTTGAGTGTCAGTCTGATTGCTTTGGTGGTGTTCGCCGCTCTTAGCGTCCAGAACAATATTTTGTCAGAAAACGATATCAACGATTTTTCCGGCGAATTGGCCGAAAATCTGCGATTTAATGCACAAGGTGTTCCTGTTCATGTGGCTGACGAAGAGTACCTTTGGTTATTTGAGAGCCTGTACAACGAAATAGCGTTCAGAGTACTGGATCAAAACGGGCAGGTGGCGCTGGCATCCAAAGCTGCCCCTGATTTTTGGTCTGCTGTGGAGCTGTTGCCATTAAAAGCTGGCCCTTTTGAATTTCAACAAAATGGCATCATGATGGACGCCGCCACTGGCGTCAGAGTGCATGATGGCAAAACCTGGTTTTTTCAGGTCGCCGTCAGCAGACGATTTATGTTTTTTGCTCATGATACCTTTGCCTTACGTTTTATCGAAGATGGCCTGATTTTATTATCTTTAGTGTTGTTTTTTGTTTTTGGTGCCTGTGTACATTTTGCCCTGGGTTATACCTTGAGGCCTTTGCATAAGTTGTCGCAAGCTGCAGCTTTGATCTCACCCCGTTCTTTACAGGAACGTTTGCAGGAAGACCATGTGCCAACCGAAATTGCCCCTTTGGTCCGAAGTTTTAATACAGCTTTGGACCGGCTGGAGCGGGGGTATCGTTTGCAGCAGGAGTTTTTGGCGACAGCTGCGCATGAACTCAAAACACCACTGGCCTTGATCCGAGCCCAGCTTGAATTAATGCCGGAAAATGAAGAACGCGACTGGTTATTAAGTGACGTCAAGTACATGTCACGTCAGGTGCAACAGCTGTTGTTATTAACCGAAGTCAGCGAAGAACAAAACTATAAATTCTGTACTGTAGATCTATCACAGATTGCAGTTGAGGCTTTATCTTACCTGCAGCGTATGGCCGACGCTGCCGCTGTAAATCTGACTCTAAAAGATCAGAGCGACGGGGCAGAGTGGAAAGCGGATAAAGGCGCTTTGTTTACTCTGCTGAAAAACTTAATAGAAAATGCCATTCAGCATGCACCTGCAGGCACAGAAGTGGTGCTGACTTTATCTCCCGAGAGCCTCACAGTCCGGGATTTTGGACCAGGTGTAGCAGAGGATGAATTACCCCAACTGTTTAACCGCTTCTGGCGGGGAGAACATAGACGCGACATTGGTGCAGGCCTGGGCTTAGCTATTTGTCAGGAAATCGCCGTGACACATCACTGGACCTTGGTCGCGCACAGATCAGAGCCAGGGCTGTTATTTATCTTATCCATTGATTCTTAA
- a CDS encoding glycosyl hydrolase 115 family protein: MIGRGLLLVVLAAAMLLCSCTTKTATHHIHLMYPAGSHKAIELAAQDLQAELAMLPGATITKGPLANAKANLTILIGVAGQLKGHQLLNAESLALLAEIKEPRSGLMHQQKAAKALILLAGADVQGTQYSVYDFSQQYLNTDPLRYWTGSKPEAVSMQQLLQLQTQRIDAPVVPLLVYFENDVDELANFRGTKLEYDWESFTALIDSLVRMRYNAIELFDMLGRVEFYQRPEYQSRYPDYQLDKAYLERMIDYIHDKGMLLQVDMMMGRQLGSLPETESNCWSEHQQSWKDLWLYYLKETPIGRADIFSLRPRHQVWDWPYQSSCNEDKTLVFNQVYAALGQLLDQHKPGAIKVCTCYHDGMELFNAGFNPPKDFIVAWSDNGWGEFDYLPESDKGHAMGTYVHAGFWLNHDVADPYPDRIEQVMGFMYQQHKADQYMMVNGQTFRPFLLNLAAYAESARLGRAFNSETFTNDWFNRYFGAAATPAAIGAMQQLHQAHSEEVGYVEILWQVKVLQGFLADTPVRQPGKHEFSVTAERIQPWFNATAPRIAALESGLQQANAGLNAAKNPVFYHDFVILPLQLYLDLLNYNQLLLQMAQMKLDAGSDWSGEQGAVLLQQAKTQLQLLHQRRLTGDQNPRWANWYQPENRRPNNGFPVLADLEAITQAR; the protein is encoded by the coding sequence ATGATTGGGCGCGGCTTACTGCTGGTTGTATTGGCAGCGGCGATGCTGCTGTGCTCATGCACAACAAAAACCGCAACGCATCATATCCATCTGATGTATCCAGCCGGTTCCCACAAAGCGATAGAACTTGCAGCCCAGGACTTACAGGCTGAGCTGGCGATGCTGCCTGGTGCAACCATTACCAAAGGCCCACTTGCCAATGCAAAGGCCAACCTGACTATTCTGATTGGTGTCGCAGGGCAGTTAAAAGGGCATCAACTGCTAAATGCTGAAAGTCTGGCCTTGCTGGCAGAGATAAAAGAACCCCGTTCAGGCCTGATGCATCAGCAAAAAGCTGCCAAAGCTTTGATCCTGCTGGCCGGGGCTGATGTGCAGGGCACCCAATACAGTGTCTACGATTTTAGTCAGCAGTATCTGAATACCGATCCTCTGCGTTACTGGACTGGCAGTAAGCCTGAAGCTGTGTCGATGCAACAGCTGTTACAATTGCAGACCCAGCGGATTGACGCTCCGGTGGTGCCATTGCTGGTGTATTTTGAAAATGATGTGGATGAGCTGGCGAACTTTCGTGGCACTAAGCTGGAGTACGACTGGGAAAGCTTTACTGCATTGATCGATAGTCTGGTGCGGATGCGTTACAACGCTATTGAGCTGTTTGATATGCTCGGGCGTGTTGAGTTTTATCAGCGTCCTGAGTACCAAAGCCGTTATCCGGATTACCAGCTCGACAAAGCTTATCTGGAACGGATGATTGACTATATCCACGACAAAGGCATGCTGCTGCAAGTGGATATGATGATGGGGCGCCAATTGGGCTCGTTGCCTGAAACAGAGTCCAACTGTTGGTCAGAGCATCAGCAGAGCTGGAAAGACCTGTGGTTGTATTACTTAAAAGAAACTCCTATAGGCCGCGCCGATATATTTAGCTTAAGGCCACGGCACCAGGTCTGGGACTGGCCTTATCAAAGCTCATGCAACGAAGATAAAACGCTGGTGTTTAATCAGGTCTATGCCGCTTTAGGCCAGTTGCTGGATCAGCATAAGCCAGGCGCTATTAAAGTATGCACCTGTTACCACGATGGTATGGAGCTGTTTAATGCCGGTTTTAACCCGCCAAAAGACTTTATTGTGGCCTGGTCTGATAACGGCTGGGGTGAATTCGATTATTTACCAGAGTCCGACAAGGGCCATGCCATGGGCACTTATGTGCATGCTGGATTTTGGCTGAATCATGATGTAGCCGACCCTTACCCGGATCGGATTGAGCAGGTAATGGGCTTTATGTATCAGCAGCATAAAGCCGATCAGTACATGATGGTAAATGGCCAGACCTTCCGGCCTTTTTTACTGAATCTGGCCGCTTATGCTGAATCGGCGCGGCTTGGTAGGGCCTTTAATAGCGAAACTTTTACGAACGACTGGTTTAACCGCTACTTTGGCGCAGCAGCCACACCAGCTGCTATCGGGGCTATGCAGCAGTTGCATCAGGCTCATAGCGAAGAGGTGGGTTATGTCGAAATTTTATGGCAGGTGAAAGTGTTACAAGGCTTTTTAGCCGACACTCCGGTGCGACAACCTGGTAAACATGAGTTTAGCGTGACAGCAGAACGGATCCAGCCCTGGTTCAATGCCACAGCTCCCCGTATCGCGGCTTTAGAAAGCGGTTTGCAGCAGGCGAATGCCGGGCTGAATGCTGCAAAAAATCCGGTCTTTTATCATGATTTTGTGATTTTACCTCTGCAACTTTATCTGGATTTACTGAACTACAACCAACTTCTGTTGCAGATGGCGCAGATGAAACTTGATGCAGGTTCGGACTGGTCGGGCGAGCAGGGGGCAGTCTTGCTACAACAGGCAAAAACTCAGTTGCAGTTGCTGCACCAGCGCCGTTTAACGGGGGATCAGAACCCTCGTTGGGCCAATTGGTATCAGCCTGAGAACAGAAGGCCCAACAATGGCTTCCCTGTTTTGGCTGATTTGGAGGCCATAACGCAGGCAAGGTAA